A stretch of the Cellulomonas sp. WB94 genome encodes the following:
- a CDS encoding NADH-quinone oxidoreductase subunit C — MNAPTSRRQEVGAAELAVQVGALLDDGYRLALVAAHEDPDAFRVVYLFTAGNPDRRVELVLRTDREVPEVPSLAALSFPAGRFEREMRDLYGIVPLGHPLPRRLVRHQHWPVGWYAMRSDAGPAPEFGAVDEAYPFVTVQGPGVYEIPVGPIHAGLIEPGHFRFSVVGETILKLKARLWFTHKGIEKLAEGRTPSDALLLAERVSGDTSVGHALAYCLAVEDAYGWDVPTEAGLLRAVLLELERLYNHVADLGALCNDVGFGILNAHALRVRERLLRLNADVTGHRLLRGAVMPGGARVAELPTSGQLAEVAAEVAEIVDLALANSVVRDRFTGTAVLRGDQVRQIGALGYVARASGVDVDARRDHPFHVATTQVTPVTRSEGDVLARFLVRAGEVRASIALLDLLLHDARTGTAHRDRASVVPGGQVSGVGLVEGWRGTIAHRVEIAADGTLARLKIVDPSFMTWPALPVALTGTIVPDFPVANKSFNLSYAGNDL, encoded by the coding sequence GTGAACGCCCCGACGTCCAGGCGCCAGGAGGTCGGCGCCGCTGAGCTCGCCGTCCAGGTCGGCGCGCTGCTCGACGACGGCTACCGGCTCGCGCTCGTGGCTGCCCACGAGGACCCGGACGCCTTCCGCGTCGTGTACCTGTTCACGGCCGGCAACCCGGACCGCCGGGTCGAGCTCGTGCTGCGCACGGATCGGGAGGTACCCGAGGTGCCGTCCCTCGCGGCGCTGTCGTTCCCTGCCGGTCGGTTCGAGCGTGAGATGCGTGACCTCTACGGCATCGTGCCGCTCGGCCACCCCCTGCCGCGCCGGCTCGTGCGTCACCAGCACTGGCCCGTCGGGTGGTACGCCATGCGGTCCGACGCGGGGCCCGCACCCGAGTTCGGCGCGGTCGACGAGGCCTACCCGTTCGTGACGGTGCAGGGTCCCGGGGTCTACGAGATCCCGGTCGGCCCGATCCACGCCGGTCTCATCGAGCCCGGGCACTTCAGGTTCTCCGTCGTCGGCGAGACCATCCTCAAGCTCAAGGCCCGCCTCTGGTTCACGCACAAGGGCATCGAGAAGCTCGCCGAGGGCCGCACGCCGTCGGACGCGCTCCTGCTGGCTGAGCGGGTCTCGGGAGATACGAGCGTCGGCCACGCGCTGGCCTACTGCCTCGCGGTGGAGGATGCCTACGGCTGGGACGTGCCCACCGAGGCGGGACTCCTGCGCGCGGTCCTGCTCGAGCTCGAGCGGCTGTACAACCACGTCGCCGACCTCGGTGCGCTGTGCAACGACGTCGGCTTCGGCATCCTCAACGCGCACGCGCTGCGGGTCCGGGAGCGGCTGCTCCGACTGAACGCCGACGTCACCGGTCACCGGCTGCTGCGGGGCGCGGTCATGCCCGGCGGCGCACGCGTCGCCGAGCTGCCCACCTCGGGCCAGCTGGCGGAGGTCGCGGCCGAGGTCGCGGAGATCGTCGACCTCGCGCTGGCCAACAGCGTCGTCCGGGACCGGTTCACTGGCACCGCGGTGCTCCGCGGGGACCAGGTCCGCCAGATCGGTGCCTTGGGATACGTCGCCCGGGCCAGCGGTGTCGACGTCGACGCCCGTCGCGACCACCCGTTCCACGTCGCTACCACGCAGGTCACGCCGGTCACGCGGAGCGAGGGCGACGTGCTGGCCCGGTTCCTGGTGCGTGCGGGCGAGGTGCGGGCCAGCATCGCGCTGCTCGACCTCCTGCTGCACGACGCGCGGACCGGGACTGCGCACCGCGACCGGGCGTCGGTCGTCCCTGGTGGTCAGGTCTCGGGGGTCGGGCTCGTCGAGGGCTGGCGCGGCACGATCGCGCACCGAGTTGAGATCGCCGCGGACGGCACGCTGGCGCGGCTCAAGATCGTCGACCCGTCGTTCATGACGTGGCCCGCTCTGCCGGTCGCGCTGACCGGAACGATCGTCCCGGACTTCCCCGTGGCGAACAAGAGCTTCAACCTCTCGTACGCCGGCAACGACCTGTAG
- a CDS encoding NADH-quinone oxidoreductase subunit H, whose protein sequence is MTAVGVVGVLVQVVVVVGGAPLLVGLMRQVRAVLEGRAGAGIGQPWRDLRKLLKKEAVRPEGTSWIYTSGPLVVFASTLVIAAVAPFVSTASPLDGVADLFAVVSLLLLGTVALTLAGLDTGTAFGGMGASREVTIAALAEPTILLAGFALSARVGSSNLADIVAGTLAAPAQVLSPATLLAAVAFAVVVIAEAGRLPVDNPATHLELTMIHEAMILEYAGRDLAVVELASAMRLTVLLGLSVNLFVPWGVATSSAPLALLGATAVFALKVGVLGAVLATFEVFIAKWRLFRVPELLAGSFLFGLLAVSASFFLA, encoded by the coding sequence ATGACCGCCGTCGGCGTGGTGGGCGTGCTCGTCCAGGTCGTCGTCGTCGTGGGCGGGGCACCGCTGCTGGTCGGGCTCATGCGGCAGGTGCGGGCGGTGCTCGAGGGTCGCGCGGGCGCCGGCATCGGCCAGCCGTGGCGCGACCTGCGCAAGCTCCTGAAGAAGGAGGCGGTCCGGCCCGAGGGCACCAGCTGGATCTACACGTCCGGGCCGCTCGTGGTGTTCGCCTCGACCCTGGTCATCGCCGCCGTCGCGCCGTTCGTCTCGACCGCGTCCCCGCTCGACGGCGTCGCGGACCTGTTCGCGGTGGTCTCGCTCCTGCTGCTCGGCACCGTCGCACTCACGCTCGCCGGTCTCGACACCGGGACCGCGTTCGGCGGCATGGGGGCGAGCCGCGAGGTGACGATCGCGGCGCTGGCCGAGCCCACGATCCTGCTCGCGGGCTTCGCCCTGTCGGCCCGGGTCGGGTCGTCGAACCTGGCGGACATCGTGGCGGGGACCCTGGCCGCGCCCGCACAGGTCCTGTCACCGGCCACGTTGCTGGCGGCGGTGGCGTTCGCGGTCGTGGTCATCGCCGAGGCCGGACGGCTCCCGGTCGACAACCCGGCGACCCACCTCGAGCTGACGATGATCCACGAGGCGATGATCCTCGAGTACGCCGGGCGCGACCTGGCCGTCGTCGAGCTCGCGTCGGCGATGCGCCTGACCGTGCTCCTCGGCCTGAGCGTCAACCTCTTCGTGCCGTGGGGGGTCGCGACGTCGTCGGCGCCGCTCGCGCTGCTGGGGGCGACGGCCGTCTTCGCGCTCAAGGTCGGCGTGCTCGGCGCGGTGCTGGCGACCTTCGAGGTCTTCATCGCCAAGTGGCGCCTCTTCCGGGTGCCCGAGCTGCTCGCCGGGTCGTTCCTGTTCGGGCTGCTCGCCGTCTCCGCGTCCTTCTTCCTGGCATGA
- a CDS encoding proton-conducting transporter membrane subunit, whose translation MTAIGGLGTAVLLAPLVAPLLAGGAAALLGWRRAVAWSAVAASAVILASGVLAAVATADGSVLVAGDLLRADALTAVMLLVIGAVAVIATWSSVGYIDQELAAGHTDARGAGRYGLLVPMFLAAMVLAVLAGNLGVLWASIEATTIVTAFLVGHRGGRKAVEATWKYVIICSVGIALAYLGTVLVYFASQHSGMGSEGSLDWTVLLEHADRLDPGVMRVAFALLVLGFGTKAGLVPMHSWLPDAHSQAPAPVSALMSGVLLSVAVYALLRYRVIAVAALDPGFVRGLLLVAALTSLALAASMLIAQRDYKRLLAYSSIEHMGLVVLGAAVGTRLAVAALLLHILGHGLAKSVLFCGSGQILALEGTTQISGVRGLLARRPVLAGTFALGLAALLGLPPFSLFVSELALARAAADAGLGWAVAVALVLLLVVFVAIASHGAGMLFGRPPALAASPSAAPPPATAPLPTAAAVSAVLTMTPVRPQTMQPVRSAGGVAPLVTGLAVLAALGVVAWPLDQLLRAAALIAGTP comes from the coding sequence GTGACCGCGATCGGCGGCCTCGGCACCGCCGTGCTGCTCGCGCCGCTGGTCGCACCGCTGCTCGCGGGAGGCGCCGCGGCGCTGCTCGGCTGGCGGCGGGCAGTCGCCTGGTCCGCCGTCGCCGCCTCCGCGGTCATCCTGGCGAGCGGCGTGCTGGCAGCCGTGGCGACGGCGGACGGCTCGGTGCTCGTCGCTGGCGACCTGCTGCGGGCGGACGCGCTCACGGCGGTCATGCTGCTCGTCATCGGCGCCGTCGCGGTGATCGCCACCTGGTCGAGCGTCGGCTACATCGACCAGGAGCTCGCCGCCGGGCACACCGATGCGCGCGGCGCGGGGCGCTACGGGCTCCTCGTGCCGATGTTCCTCGCGGCGATGGTGCTCGCGGTGCTCGCCGGCAACCTCGGCGTGCTGTGGGCGTCGATCGAGGCGACGACGATCGTGACGGCGTTCCTCGTCGGGCACCGCGGCGGTCGCAAGGCGGTCGAGGCCACCTGGAAGTACGTGATCATCTGCTCGGTCGGCATCGCGCTGGCCTACCTGGGGACCGTGCTCGTCTACTTCGCCTCGCAGCACTCCGGCATGGGGTCGGAGGGCTCGCTCGACTGGACGGTGCTCCTCGAGCACGCGGACCGGCTGGACCCCGGTGTGATGCGGGTCGCGTTCGCGCTCCTCGTGCTCGGCTTCGGCACCAAGGCCGGGCTCGTGCCGATGCACAGCTGGCTGCCCGACGCCCACAGCCAGGCGCCCGCGCCGGTGTCCGCGCTCATGTCCGGCGTGCTGCTGTCGGTCGCTGTCTACGCGCTGCTGCGGTACCGCGTGATCGCGGTCGCGGCGCTCGACCCTGGCTTCGTGCGCGGCCTGCTGCTCGTCGCGGCGCTCACCTCGCTGGCGCTCGCCGCATCGATGCTCATCGCCCAGCGCGACTACAAGCGGCTGCTCGCCTACTCGAGCATCGAGCACATGGGGCTCGTCGTGCTCGGCGCGGCGGTCGGCACCCGGCTCGCCGTCGCGGCTCTGCTGCTCCACATCCTGGGCCACGGCCTGGCCAAGTCGGTGCTGTTCTGCGGTTCCGGCCAGATCCTTGCCCTCGAGGGCACGACGCAGATCTCGGGCGTGCGCGGCCTGCTGGCTCGCCGCCCGGTCCTGGCCGGCACCTTCGCGCTCGGGCTCGCGGCACTGCTCGGGCTCCCGCCGTTCAGCCTGTTCGTGAGCGAGCTCGCCCTGGCTCGGGCGGCGGCCGACGCCGGTCTGGGCTGGGCCGTCGCCGTGGCGCTCGTGCTGCTCCTGGTGGTCTTCGTGGCGATCGCCTCGCACGGTGCGGGGATGCTGTTCGGACGGCCTCCCGCCCTCGCGGCGTCCCCGAGTGCTGCGCCGCCGCCGGCCACAGCGCCGCTGCCGACCGCGGCGGCTGTCTCCGCGGTGCTGACGATGACGCCGGTGCGCCCGCAGACGATGCAGCCCGTGCGCTCGGCCGGCGGGGTTGCTCCGCTCGTGACAGGGCTCGCGGTGCTCGCCGCGCTCGGGGTCGTCGCGTGGCCGTTGGACCAGCTGCTACGCGCGGCCGCGCTGATCGCGGGGACCCCGTGA